The Acropora muricata isolate sample 2 chromosome 7, ASM3666990v1, whole genome shotgun sequence genomic interval ACTGCCTTCGCTCGGAAGTTCCTGGTGCCagggacaaaaaaaacaaacgtggCGGCGGCAAGGTTTGCACGGTATTCAGCTGCCAAATGTCGACAATTTCGTCTGGAGTTGCCACAGGACGATTCTAATGATTCTGGTGACCGCCAACAATACTCAggacaagttttgtttcaaagatacACCGCCCAAACGAGAGACACAGTGGAAAGTGACGAGCAATCAATCGACAACAATGTCGAAAACGGTGCAAGTCGAATACCTCCGAATTTATCCGATTACATCCGAATACATCCGAATTACATGTTTGTTGTTCTCGCCCGCCATCTTGCTTTCATTCTCCACTTCCACCTAGACAGAAATTTCTGCATGTAAACCAAACGAAAAGTTATTTCgtcttctaggatcttcctagtgctaggatcttgctacctccatgtaaacagcccctAAGTCATGAGCTACAACTGCAAATGTTGAATGCAAGAGTCTTCTGCATACTTTCCTCGTCTCTTTTACCGTTGCATTTTTCGATTCATTGCGTGCATTTGCCGCTAAACTAGCACATTTAAGCTTGCATTATTTAATTCAGTTTTATTTAACATTGTCTTTAGTTCAGTAATGTTTTGGAGTCATGACCATGAAGCCATTCTATGCAGAGAAGTCGTCAATGTAAATCCCTACACAACTAAGAAAGGGTCAACAAAAAGAAGCAGCATGTGGGAAAAAATAGCAGACACTTTGAACAAATGCGCTGTGCCGAAATTCAGAGTCGATAAGCGGTCAGTTCGAGACCATGTTGGAAATCTTGTTTACAAACATAAGAAGAAACTTCAAGCCGAGGAAAAAGCAACTGGGATAACTCCCGATGAGCCAACGGAATTAGAAAACCTACTGGATACGATCATCGCGTTGGAGGAAAGTGGTGAAGCGGAATTACAGGAAACACAGGGAACAAGCAGTAAAAAACTTCAATACGACCGGGCGAAGGCGGAAGATGTTCGACTAAAAGCGATGGAGAAGCTGTCAGAGACGAAGAAAAGAGACTCATCAGCAGATGAATGCGACGATAAACCGAAGCGTCAACGAAGAAGTGGAGGTGATGCTATCCAATACTTAGCTGAAAGAGCCAAAGTAAGTGACCAACTGAAAGAGGAAGACCTAAAGATGAGGAAGGAGCATCAAACACTCGAGAGAGAGAAAATGGAGGTCTTGAGGAAACagcaaatgcaaatgcaacagcAAAAAGAAGACGTGCTGAAAGTCATacagcagcaacagcaacaaagcCAACAGCAATTACTCAACTctcagatgatgatgatggagcagcaacagcagcagtCAAAGGCTTTGATGTTGTTATTGGAAAAATAATACATACAACAGATAAGTAGATACTGTTTACAAAGAAGCACTTTCAGAtgcaattgttgttgttatattaAGTTGAACTTGGAGCTTTGCTTCACATGAACATTCTATTTTGGGTAATGTTATTTCAGGCCCTTTAATGGCTTCAGTGTAGCTACTACTGTTATACTACTGTTATAACTTATGTTTTTGGAAAATGGAGAAACAGAACATATTTAACCTTTTGTCATGCAAGACATGTTGAATATGGTATCTCTTAAAAGTTCTTTTGTACCATAAGTAGCAGTTGTTTTGTTCTCAAGCTGTAAACTTACAAATAACGAAAATAGTCTTGTAATGATGGAGGGTCGACTCCAAAGTATTTAGCAGTTGTGTTAGAATAAAGGCAGGTTAAAGCGTTTCGTAGAATTGCACAGACTATGTACATCTTGCCAACTTGACTTAAACCTATCCTCAAATTCTTTTTGAAATCtagaaatttgaaata includes:
- the LOC136923161 gene encoding mRNA export factor GLE1-like — translated: MFWSHDHEAILCREVVNVNPYTTKKGSTKRSSMWEKIADTLNKCAVPKFRVDKRSVRDHVGNLVYKHKKKLQAEEKATGITPDEPTELENLLDTIIALEESGEAELQETQGTSSKKLQYDRAKAEDVRLKAMEKLSETKKRDSSADECDDKPKRQRRSGGDAIQYLAERAKVSDQLKEEDLKMRKEHQTLEREKMEVLRKQQMQMQQQKEDVLKVIQQQQQQSQQQLLNSQMMMMEQQQQQSKALMLLLEK